In one Kitasatospora cineracea genomic region, the following are encoded:
- a CDS encoding carbohydrate ABC transporter permease, with the protein MNLPSTRALPSTRTPLAPRTPLAPRRLRRLPLNLAALAVLVTAAFPVYWMVATAFKPTAEIQSATPTFLPLHPTLDHFSTAIHAPGFGGYWRNSLLVTLGAVLLSLLVALLAAYAVGRLRWRGRRAFLLLVFTAQMAPWEALLIPMYVIARDTDMLDSLSMLTLVYFMTTLPFTIVTLRGFLAAVPAELEEAAQVDGCTRAAAFRRITLPLLAPGLLATSLFGFITAWNEFAFANTLIIKNQDARTLPVWLSSFANVFGTDWGATMAAATLFMLPVLLVFLFLQNKVTTGMTAGAVKG; encoded by the coding sequence GTGAACCTCCCCTCCACCCGCGCCCTCCCCTCCACCCGCACCCCGCTCGCCCCCCGCACCCCGCTCGCCCCCCGCCGGCTGCGCCGCCTGCCGCTCAACCTCGCCGCGCTCGCCGTCCTCGTCACCGCCGCCTTCCCCGTCTACTGGATGGTGGCCACCGCCTTCAAACCCACCGCCGAGATCCAGTCCGCCACCCCCACCTTCCTGCCCCTGCACCCCACCCTCGACCACTTCTCCACCGCGATCCACGCCCCCGGCTTCGGCGGCTACTGGCGCAACAGCCTGCTGGTCACCCTCGGCGCCGTCCTGCTCTCCCTGCTCGTCGCGCTGCTCGCCGCCTACGCCGTCGGCCGACTGCGCTGGCGCGGCCGCCGAGCGTTCCTGCTGCTGGTCTTCACCGCGCAGATGGCTCCCTGGGAAGCCCTGCTGATCCCGATGTACGTGATCGCCCGCGACACCGACATGCTCGACAGCCTCAGCATGCTCACCCTGGTCTACTTCATGACCACCCTCCCCTTCACCATCGTCACCCTGCGCGGCTTCCTCGCCGCCGTCCCCGCCGAACTCGAGGAAGCCGCCCAGGTCGACGGCTGCACCCGGGCCGCCGCCTTCCGCCGCATCACCCTCCCGCTGCTCGCCCCCGGCCTGCTCGCCACCTCGCTGTTCGGCTTCATCACCGCCTGGAACGAGTTCGCCTTCGCCAACACCCTGATCATCAAGAACCAGGACGCCCGCACCCTCCCGGTCTGGCTCTCCTCCTTCGCCAACGTCTTCGGCACCGACTGGGGCGCCACCATGGCCGCCGCCACCCTCTTCATGCTCCCCGTGCTGCTGGTCTTCCTGTTCCTGCAGAACAAGGTCACCACCGGCATGACCGCCGGCGCCGTCAAAGGCTGA
- a CDS encoding carbohydrate ABC transporter permease, producing MPTDASPPLRTRIRPYLLIAPTLVGAAYLLLYPVARNLVISVQHFRMAELIRGGAPFVGFDNYTTLLTDPKFWTVTLRTLGWTALNTVLITGLGTLVALMLVRLGRRMRLAVMSALVLVWATPVIAATTVFQWLFQSRFGVVNWALDQLGLHGYHDYAWFAHSGATFTVLVLLVVWQSVPFAALTLYGGLTTIPAELYESARIDGAGAWQTFRLVTVPVLRPLFALVTSLEVIWTFKCFAQIWVVSQGGPNGATTTLPVYAFQIAQNLHKYDLGSAASTLTVLILLAALVTTLRRMHRQEGAEA from the coding sequence GTGCCCACCGACGCGTCACCGCCGCTCCGCACCCGGATCCGGCCCTACCTGCTCATCGCCCCGACCCTGGTGGGCGCGGCGTACCTGCTGCTCTACCCCGTCGCCCGCAACCTGGTGATCTCCGTCCAGCACTTCCGGATGGCCGAACTCATCCGCGGCGGCGCCCCCTTCGTCGGGTTCGACAACTACACCACGCTGCTCACCGACCCCAAGTTCTGGACCGTCACCCTCCGCACCCTCGGCTGGACCGCGCTCAACACCGTGCTGATCACCGGCCTCGGCACGCTGGTCGCCCTGATGCTGGTCCGGCTCGGCCGGCGGATGCGGCTGGCCGTGATGAGCGCCCTGGTCCTGGTCTGGGCGACCCCCGTGATCGCCGCCACCACCGTGTTCCAGTGGCTGTTCCAGTCCCGCTTCGGGGTGGTCAACTGGGCGCTTGACCAGTTGGGGCTGCACGGCTACCACGACTACGCCTGGTTCGCCCACTCCGGCGCCACCTTCACCGTCCTGGTCCTGCTGGTGGTCTGGCAGTCCGTCCCGTTCGCCGCGCTCACCCTGTACGGCGGACTCACCACCATCCCCGCCGAGCTCTACGAATCCGCCCGGATCGACGGCGCCGGCGCCTGGCAGACCTTCCGCCTGGTCACCGTCCCCGTACTGCGTCCGCTGTTCGCCCTGGTCACCTCGCTCGAGGTGATCTGGACCTTCAAGTGCTTCGCCCAGATCTGGGTGGTCAGCCAGGGCGGCCCGAACGGCGCCACCACCACCCTGCCGGTCTACGCCTTCCAGATCGCCCAGAACCTGCACAAGTACGACCTCGGCTCCGCGGCCTCCACGCTCACCGTGCTGATCCTGCTCGCCGCGCTCGTCACCACCCTGCGGCGGATGCACCGCCAGGAAGGAGCCGAGGCGTGA
- a CDS encoding NUDIX hydrolase: protein MTDFRELVRQARDEGIAELLGGVVVRDGSGRILLVRRSPEDYLGGWWEIPGGSLEPGEHPRDGAARELAEETGLTGLALAYLHAADFTGRTGLRARQFAFTAAVPDGAPVTLTEHDAHRWARPDDLPEVSGHHREILARLR from the coding sequence GTGACCGACTTCCGGGAACTCGTCCGGCAGGCCCGCGACGAGGGCATCGCCGAACTGCTGGGCGGGGTGGTGGTGCGGGACGGCAGCGGGCGGATCCTGCTGGTCCGGCGCAGCCCGGAGGACTACCTCGGCGGGTGGTGGGAGATCCCCGGCGGCTCGCTCGAACCCGGCGAGCACCCGCGGGACGGCGCGGCCCGCGAACTCGCCGAGGAGACCGGCCTCACCGGGCTCGCCCTCGCCTACCTGCACGCCGCCGACTTCACCGGCCGCACCGGCCTGCGGGCCCGCCAGTTCGCCTTCACCGCGGCCGTCCCCGACGGCGCCCCCGTCACCCTCACCGAGCACGACGCCCACCGCTGGGCCCGGCCGGACGACCTGCCGGAGGTCAGCGGCCACCACCGGGAGATCCTCGCCCGCCTCCGCTGA
- a CDS encoding peptidase inhibitor family I36 protein, with protein MHLRPLVLALALLPLGAAPALAAPVGTSAAAPVEAPAGNPPGVHVLNGDSRPARHVDCPAGWVCLYDGVHYDHAAVALLPGTALTDTGLLRLPDGSRFTGTGGVSAWVNNSPVTYCWYPGKDYRGTATTMAPATRGSAFNDALTSLRPC; from the coding sequence ATGCACCTGCGCCCGCTCGTTCTCGCCCTGGCCCTGCTCCCGCTCGGCGCCGCCCCGGCCCTCGCCGCGCCGGTGGGGACGTCCGCGGCGGCGCCCGTGGAGGCACCCGCCGGCAACCCGCCCGGCGTGCACGTCCTCAACGGCGACAGCCGTCCCGCCCGGCACGTCGACTGCCCGGCCGGCTGGGTCTGCCTCTACGACGGCGTCCACTACGACCACGCCGCCGTCGCCCTGCTGCCCGGCACCGCGCTCACCGACACCGGGCTCCTCCGCCTGCCCGACGGCTCCCGGTTCACCGGCACCGGGGGCGTCTCCGCCTGGGTCAACAACTCGCCCGTCACCTACTGCTGGTACCCCGGCAAGGACTACCGGGGCACCGCCACCACGATGGCCCCCGCCACCCGGGGCAGCGCCTTCAACGACGCCCTCACCTCGCTCCGCCCCTGCTGA
- a CDS encoding TIM44-like domain-containing protein, whose protein sequence is MVAGVVALSGPTLAYARGGGGSHGFGGGGGGGGSHGGGGGGFHGGGFGYGFVAGSGGGGGFVALLVIVAILVLFLWIRSRRRKAKQAAGLNTVSDRAAHRADEQARERAVRIGARVDALAETDPTFERGALETRAVWLYTTAQQAWTRNDHAVLQQILSPVLYGKWAEELQDYASRGEVNVVEVVSGPNVELVDLANRTGEVNDTVTFRITATLNDYVRSGYGTDAARKDGSTRPVEYWTLRKNQAGEWIVSSIEQAAEGAHHLTNAVETDGWDQREVAREAVLEVAGKTAVRGAGDILSLTNISWSADADAAVGDLSVLDGRFDRAVLEVAVERFLEEWVMNDGSLDFTSVRTPDRTVMREAVIKSVTVRSLLSREPIVFRVAVAAEGVYYEVDRRTEQVLRGDARTRRPLAFAFDLRMDDASADTWTVVAATRSSRPRPAARPGRPRVCAGAPAGPVRGQLAGTVSLNAVPAVRSAATFEATWAGLSTWSLTKYR, encoded by the coding sequence GTGGTCGCTGGAGTGGTCGCGCTGAGCGGCCCGACGCTCGCGTACGCCCGGGGCGGTGGCGGCAGCCACGGGTTCGGGGGCGGCGGTGGCGGCGGTGGCAGCCACGGTGGTGGTGGCGGCGGCTTCCACGGCGGCGGCTTCGGCTACGGGTTCGTGGCCGGCAGCGGGGGCGGCGGCGGGTTCGTGGCCCTGCTGGTGATCGTGGCGATCCTCGTCCTGTTCCTGTGGATCAGGTCCCGGCGCCGGAAGGCCAAGCAGGCGGCCGGCCTGAACACGGTGTCGGACCGCGCAGCGCACCGCGCGGACGAGCAGGCGCGCGAGCGGGCCGTCCGGATCGGGGCCCGGGTCGACGCCCTCGCCGAGACCGACCCGACCTTCGAGCGCGGCGCGCTGGAGACCCGGGCGGTCTGGCTGTACACCACCGCCCAGCAGGCCTGGACCCGCAACGACCACGCGGTGCTGCAGCAGATCCTGTCCCCGGTGCTCTACGGCAAGTGGGCCGAGGAACTGCAGGACTACGCCTCGCGCGGCGAGGTCAACGTGGTGGAGGTCGTCTCCGGCCCCAACGTCGAGCTGGTCGACCTGGCGAACCGCACCGGCGAGGTGAACGACACCGTCACCTTCCGGATCACCGCGACGCTCAACGACTACGTGCGCAGCGGCTACGGCACCGACGCCGCGCGCAAGGACGGCTCGACCCGCCCGGTCGAGTACTGGACGCTGCGCAAGAACCAGGCCGGGGAGTGGATCGTCTCCTCGATCGAGCAGGCGGCCGAGGGCGCGCACCACCTGACCAACGCCGTCGAGACGGACGGCTGGGACCAGCGGGAGGTCGCCCGCGAGGCGGTGCTCGAGGTGGCCGGGAAGACCGCGGTCCGGGGCGCGGGCGACATCCTGTCGCTCACCAACATCTCGTGGAGCGCGGACGCCGACGCCGCCGTCGGCGACCTGAGCGTGCTCGACGGCCGGTTCGACCGGGCCGTCCTGGAGGTCGCCGTCGAGCGCTTCCTCGAGGAGTGGGTGATGAACGACGGCAGCCTGGACTTCACCTCCGTGCGCACGCCCGACCGGACCGTCATGCGCGAGGCCGTCATCAAGTCGGTCACGGTGCGCTCGCTGCTCTCCCGCGAGCCGATCGTCTTCCGGGTCGCGGTCGCCGCGGAGGGCGTCTACTACGAGGTCGACCGGCGCACCGAGCAGGTGCTCCGCGGCGACGCCCGCACCCGCCGGCCGCTCGCCTTCGCGTTCGACCTGCGGATGGACGACGCCTCGGCCGACACCTGGACCGTGGTCGCCGCCACCCGGAGTAGCCGACCGCGCCCCGCAGCCCGGCCGGGGCGCCCGCGCGTGTGCGCGGGCGCCCCGGCCGGTCCGGTGCGGGGTCAGCTCGCGGGGACGGTGTCCTTGAACGCGGTGCCGGCCGTGCGCAGTGCGGCGACGTTCGAGGCGACCTGGGCGGGGCTGAGCACCTGGTCCTTGACGAAGTACAGGTAG
- a CDS encoding aldo/keto reductase, which translates to MENTTLGTTGPSVSRLGLGLMGMSGMYGPADRAESIATVHAALDRGVTLLDTGDFYGMGHNEMLLQEALRGRDRDRAVISVKFGALRDADGGFLGVDLRPAAIKNFVAYSLQRLGTDHIDVYRPARISPEIPIEDVVGTLAELVDKGWIRHIGLSEVGADTLRRAHAVHPITDVQIEYSLISRGIEQDILPTANELGVAVTAYGVLSRGLISGHWKPQAADGDFRAHLPRFSGDALDHNLALVEALRAIAADKRVTVAQLAIAWVLGRGDGLVPLIGARRRDRLDEALGALDVTLTPADLAAIEAAVPADAARGERYDPAQMAMLDSER; encoded by the coding sequence ATGGAGAACACCACGCTCGGCACCACCGGCCCCTCCGTCTCCCGCCTCGGCCTGGGGCTGATGGGCATGTCCGGCATGTACGGCCCGGCAGACCGGGCCGAGAGCATCGCCACCGTGCACGCCGCCCTCGACCGGGGCGTCACGCTGCTCGACACCGGCGACTTCTACGGCATGGGGCACAACGAGATGCTGCTCCAGGAGGCGCTGCGCGGCCGCGACCGCGACCGGGCCGTCATCAGCGTCAAGTTCGGGGCGCTGCGCGACGCCGACGGCGGCTTCCTCGGAGTGGACCTGCGCCCCGCCGCGATCAAGAACTTCGTCGCCTACAGCCTCCAGCGGCTCGGCACCGACCACATCGACGTCTACCGCCCGGCCCGGATCAGCCCCGAGATCCCGATCGAGGACGTCGTCGGCACCCTCGCCGAACTGGTCGACAAGGGCTGGATCCGGCACATCGGCCTCTCCGAGGTCGGCGCCGACACGCTGCGCCGCGCCCACGCCGTCCACCCGATCACCGACGTGCAGATCGAGTACTCGCTGATCTCGCGCGGCATCGAGCAGGACATCCTGCCCACCGCGAACGAGCTCGGCGTCGCCGTCACCGCCTACGGCGTGCTCTCGCGCGGCCTGATCAGCGGCCACTGGAAGCCGCAGGCCGCCGACGGCGACTTCCGTGCCCACCTGCCGCGCTTCAGCGGCGACGCCCTCGACCACAACCTCGCCCTGGTCGAGGCCCTGCGGGCGATCGCCGCCGACAAGCGCGTCACGGTCGCCCAACTCGCCATCGCCTGGGTGCTCGGCCGCGGCGACGGCCTGGTCCCGCTGATCGGCGCCCGCCGCCGCGACCGCCTCGACGAGGCGCTCGGCGCCCTCGACGTCACCCTCACCCCCGCCGACCTCGCCGCCATCGAGGCCGCCGTGCCCGCCGACGCCGCCCGCGGCGAACGCTACGACCCGGCGCAGATGGCGATGCTCGACAGCGAGCGGTAG
- a CDS encoding TetR family transcriptional regulator — translation MTEQLTAERILDTAEDVLRRYGPAKATVVDVARALGVSHGSVYRHFGTKAALREAVAERWLRRTSAPMAAIADDPAVPAPERLRGWVRALNTTKRDYALQDPELQRTFRELVGDATGIVTAHEDELAGQLARIVAAGVAAGDLTAADPAVAGRAVFQATARFHHPAHAADWTAPANDADLDAVVDLLLAGLAPR, via the coding sequence ATGACCGAACAGCTGACCGCCGAGCGGATCCTCGACACCGCCGAGGACGTCCTGCGCCGCTACGGCCCCGCCAAGGCGACCGTGGTGGACGTCGCCCGCGCGCTCGGCGTCAGCCACGGCAGCGTCTACCGCCACTTCGGCACCAAGGCCGCGCTGCGCGAAGCGGTCGCCGAACGCTGGCTGCGCCGGACGTCCGCCCCGATGGCCGCGATCGCCGACGACCCGGCCGTGCCGGCCCCCGAGCGGCTGCGCGGCTGGGTCCGCGCCCTCAACACGACCAAGCGGGACTACGCCCTCCAGGACCCGGAACTGCAGCGCACGTTCCGGGAACTGGTGGGCGACGCGACCGGCATCGTCACCGCGCACGAGGACGAACTGGCCGGACAGCTCGCCCGGATCGTCGCCGCCGGGGTCGCCGCGGGCGATCTCACCGCGGCCGACCCGGCCGTCGCGGGCCGCGCCGTCTTCCAGGCCACCGCCCGCTTCCACCACCCCGCGCACGCCGCCGACTGGACCGCCCCGGCCAACGACGCCGACCTGGACGCCGTCGTCGACCTGCTGCTGGCCGGCCTCGCCCCGCGCTGA
- a CDS encoding cellulose binding domain-containing protein has protein sequence MSARPRTTSRRARLAAAAAITAAGLAATALTVAPASAADAFSVQYRTSASGATADQSEPWLQVTNTGSSTVALSRITLRYYFKSDGPSTTYRFACSWAVKGCGNITGTFGTLANPTATADRYLEIGFTAGAGSLAPGQSTGDMQLRFYRSDWQTLTQSDDYSFSGTQTGYADWQKVTLQEDGALTWGTAPTGNNPSPSPSSSPSPSPSGSTSTPPVDPNAPVLFDDFSYNTSSDAAVQQHGWTVKSGQGGPGVAGATWSPADVTFPTVGGSKVLNLRLTTDGTASGTKETEIQTTARKFKNGTYAARVKFADAPNSGPDGDHINQTFFGFTPLNAPMDPNYGEEDFEYLPNGGWGEQSNIMYETSWETYNPDPWNAVNTHGEQRQSYDGWHLLQFTIDNSNITYWIDGQVVATHGEPYLPETPQFIDFNHWLIDLAGQYSNTPRSYDEQVDYLYFVKDQVLSPAQVASNVAALRTAGTAFKDTVPAS, from the coding sequence GTGTCCGCACGCCCCCGCACCACCAGCCGGCGCGCCCGGCTCGCCGCGGCCGCCGCGATCACCGCGGCCGGCCTCGCCGCCACCGCGCTGACCGTCGCCCCGGCCTCGGCCGCCGACGCGTTCAGCGTCCAGTACCGCACCAGCGCCTCCGGCGCGACCGCCGACCAGTCCGAGCCCTGGCTGCAGGTCACCAACACCGGCAGCAGCACCGTCGCGCTCAGCCGGATCACCCTGCGCTACTACTTCAAGTCCGACGGCCCGTCGACCACCTACCGCTTCGCCTGCTCCTGGGCGGTCAAGGGCTGCGGCAACATCACCGGCACCTTCGGCACCCTGGCCAACCCCACCGCCACCGCCGACCGCTACCTGGAGATCGGCTTCACCGCCGGAGCCGGCTCGCTCGCCCCCGGCCAGTCCACCGGCGACATGCAGCTGCGCTTCTACCGCTCCGACTGGCAGACCCTCACCCAGTCCGACGACTACTCCTTCAGCGGCACCCAGACCGGCTACGCCGACTGGCAGAAGGTCACCCTGCAGGAGGACGGCGCGCTGACCTGGGGGACCGCCCCCACCGGCAACAACCCGTCCCCGTCGCCCAGTTCGTCCCCCTCGCCGTCCCCGTCCGGCTCCACCTCCACCCCGCCGGTCGACCCGAACGCCCCCGTCCTGTTCGACGACTTCTCCTACAACACCAGCTCCGACGCCGCCGTCCAGCAGCACGGCTGGACCGTCAAGTCCGGACAGGGCGGCCCCGGCGTCGCCGGCGCCACCTGGTCCCCGGCCGACGTCACCTTCCCGACCGTCGGCGGCAGCAAGGTGCTCAACCTGCGGCTGACCACCGACGGCACGGCCTCCGGCACCAAGGAGACCGAGATCCAGACCACCGCGCGCAAGTTCAAGAACGGCACCTACGCGGCCCGGGTCAAGTTCGCCGACGCCCCGAACAGCGGCCCCGACGGCGACCACATCAACCAGACCTTCTTCGGCTTCACCCCGCTCAACGCCCCGATGGACCCGAACTACGGCGAGGAGGACTTCGAGTACCTGCCCAACGGCGGCTGGGGCGAGCAGAGCAACATCATGTACGAGACCAGCTGGGAGACCTACAACCCGGACCCGTGGAACGCCGTCAACACCCACGGCGAGCAGCGCCAGTCCTACGACGGCTGGCACCTGCTGCAGTTCACCATCGACAACAGCAACATCACCTACTGGATCGACGGCCAGGTCGTCGCCACCCACGGCGAGCCCTACCTGCCCGAGACCCCGCAGTTCATCGACTTCAACCACTGGCTGATCGACCTCGCGGGCCAGTACTCCAACACCCCGCGCTCGTACGACGAGCAGGTCGACTACCTGTACTTCGTCAAGGACCAGGTGCTCAGCCCCGCCCAGGTCGCCTCGAACGTCGCCGCACTGCGCACGGCCGGCACCGCGTTCAAGGACACCGTCCCCGCGAGCTGA
- a CDS encoding beta-N-acetylhexosaminidase: MILPTPVDLVPAAGRFTLTERTTVRAAGEAAAVADLLRTLLRPATGLPLAPGPEGTVALTLDPGERDLGEEGYRLTVDPFQVVLHAARPAGLRHAVQTLRQLLPPEALSATPVPGVEWTLPAVRITDRPRHAWRGFMIDTARHFQPLERLLAAVDRIALHKLNVLHLHLTDDQGWRLPVDAYPELTGIGARRARSMVGHAGSTAYDAQPHQGSYTKAELRRLVAHAAERGVTVVPEIDMPGHTRAALAAYPHLGNHPGRRLDVWTDWGVCETVLGVHEEALAFCRTVLDETMELFPSRYVHLGGDECPTTEWEHSPAARRRAAELGLATPARLRGWFLGEVGRHLLDAGRVPVCWAETDGATLPVEFTVMPWRDADHGRDAARRGHDVVMAPHRATYLDYPQSARPGEPLGQADHVVDLPTAHAHQAAPAHWDEAERARVLGTQAQLWSEFVTTAEHFDYLAYPRLCAIADRAWNPASDYARDFLPALAAHRPRLAALGVHHAEREPATT; this comes from the coding sequence GTGATCCTGCCGACCCCGGTCGACCTCGTTCCCGCCGCCGGACGGTTCACCCTGACCGAGCGGACCACCGTGCGCGCCGCCGGCGAAGCCGCCGCCGTCGCCGACCTGCTGCGCACCCTGCTGCGCCCCGCCACCGGGCTGCCGCTGGCGCCCGGGCCCGAGGGCACCGTGGCGCTCACCCTGGACCCCGGCGAACGGGACCTGGGGGAGGAGGGCTACCGGCTGACGGTCGACCCGTTCCAGGTGGTCCTGCACGCCGCCCGCCCCGCCGGCCTGCGGCACGCCGTGCAGACGCTGCGCCAACTGCTGCCCCCCGAGGCGCTCTCCGCCACCCCCGTCCCCGGCGTCGAGTGGACCCTGCCCGCCGTCCGGATCACCGACCGGCCGCGGCACGCCTGGCGCGGATTCATGATCGACACCGCCCGGCACTTCCAGCCCCTGGAACGCCTGCTCGCCGCCGTCGACCGGATCGCCCTGCACAAGCTCAACGTCCTGCACCTGCACCTGACCGACGACCAGGGCTGGCGGCTGCCCGTCGACGCCTACCCCGAACTCACCGGCATCGGCGCCCGCCGCGCCCGCAGCATGGTCGGCCACGCCGGCTCCACCGCCTACGACGCCCAGCCGCACCAGGGCTCCTACACCAAGGCCGAACTGCGCCGCCTGGTCGCCCACGCCGCCGAACGCGGCGTCACCGTCGTCCCCGAGATCGACATGCCCGGCCACACCCGGGCCGCCCTCGCCGCCTACCCGCACCTGGGCAACCACCCCGGGCGGCGGCTCGACGTGTGGACCGACTGGGGCGTGTGCGAGACGGTGCTCGGCGTGCACGAGGAGGCGCTCGCCTTCTGCCGCACCGTGCTGGACGAGACGATGGAGCTGTTCCCCTCCCGCTACGTCCACCTCGGCGGCGACGAGTGCCCCACCACCGAGTGGGAGCACAGCCCCGCCGCCCGCCGCCGGGCCGCCGAACTCGGCCTCGCCACCCCCGCCCGGCTGCGCGGCTGGTTCCTCGGCGAGGTCGGCCGGCACCTGCTGGACGCCGGCCGCGTCCCGGTCTGCTGGGCCGAGACCGACGGCGCCACGCTGCCCGTCGAGTTCACCGTGATGCCCTGGCGGGACGCCGACCACGGCCGGGACGCCGCCCGCCGCGGCCACGACGTGGTGATGGCCCCGCACCGCGCCACCTACCTCGACTACCCGCAGTCCGCCCGCCCCGGCGAACCGCTCGGCCAGGCCGACCACGTCGTCGACCTGCCCACCGCGCACGCCCACCAGGCCGCCCCCGCGCACTGGGACGAGGCCGAACGGGCCCGGGTACTCGGCACCCAGGCCCAGCTGTGGAGCGAGTTCGTCACCACCGCCGAGCACTTCGACTACCTCGCCTACCCCCGGCTGTGCGCCATCGCCGACCGGGCCTGGAACCCCGCCAGCGACTACGCCCGCGACTTCCTGCCCGCCCTCGCCGCGCACCGCCCCCGCCTCGCCGCCCTCGGCGTCCACCACGCCGAACGCGAGCCGGCCACCACCTGA
- a CDS encoding ABC transporter ATP-binding protein, whose amino-acid sequence MPGSADVPSLQELRSRALAAAAPRPYGADAAIACDRVVKIFTADRVEVQALQGLDLTVDRGDLVALVGASGSGKSTLLNILAGLDAPTAGSARVDGRDLLAMSAKERLRYRREVVGFVWQQTARNLMPFLTAEQNVALPMQLRGERSTPAAARRRRQRTAELLEALDIGELAHRRPAQLSGGQQQRVAIAVALANQPAVLLADEPTGELDTDTAAGIFDAFRTVNRELATTVVIVTHDPMVAGEVRRTVAIRDGRTSSEVLRRTRIDEHGTETVSEREYVMLDRTGRVQLPAAFLTALGMQHRVAADLATDHIQLRPDDTA is encoded by the coding sequence ATGCCCGGCAGCGCGGACGTCCCGAGCCTGCAGGAGTTGCGCAGTCGGGCGCTGGCGGCCGCCGCGCCCCGGCCGTACGGGGCGGACGCGGCGATCGCCTGCGACCGGGTGGTGAAGATCTTCACCGCGGACAGGGTCGAGGTGCAGGCTTTGCAGGGCCTGGACCTGACGGTTGACCGGGGCGACCTGGTGGCGCTGGTCGGCGCGTCGGGCAGCGGCAAGTCGACGCTGCTGAACATCCTGGCGGGTCTGGACGCGCCGACGGCGGGGTCGGCCCGGGTGGACGGCCGGGACCTGCTGGCGATGTCGGCGAAGGAGCGGCTGCGCTACCGGCGCGAGGTGGTGGGCTTCGTCTGGCAGCAGACGGCCCGCAACCTGATGCCGTTCCTGACGGCGGAGCAGAACGTGGCGCTGCCGATGCAGTTGCGCGGCGAGCGTTCCACCCCGGCCGCGGCCCGCCGCCGCAGGCAGCGGACGGCGGAGCTGCTGGAGGCGCTGGACATCGGCGAGCTGGCGCACCGCCGCCCCGCCCAGCTCTCCGGCGGCCAGCAGCAACGCGTCGCCATCGCCGTCGCCCTCGCCAACCAACCCGCCGTCCTGCTCGCCGACGAACCCACCGGCGAACTCGACACCGACACCGCCGCCGGCATCTTCGACGCCTTCCGCACCGTCAACCGCGAACTCGCCACCACCGTCGTCATCGTCACCCACGACCCCATGGTCGCCGGCGAAGTCCGCCGCACCGTCGCCATCCGCGACGGCCGCACCAGCAGCGAAGTCCTCCGCCGCACCCGGATCGACGAACACGGCACCGAAACCGTCTCCGAACGCGAATACGTCATGCTCGACCGCACCGGCCGCGTCCAACTCCCCGCCGCCTTCCTCACCGCCCTCGGCATGCAGCACCGCGTCGCCGCCGACCTCGCCACCGACCACATCCAACTCCGCCCCGACGACACCGCCTGA